The genomic DNA ttatatgtgtctACGTTAGCACGTGaattatcgtatgttacatttcttagaaAATTACGacggtttcaattatttatatgctaaatatttgatttatgtacatgtataatcattattaacatctagcgAGACAATTGATTACCTAAATAacatttatttataattattaaaaaattaaaattatgtaataaataaattgcaataatttatacATGATATTCACATTATCACCGACAAACAATCCATATTTGTTTTTTACGCGACCAAGTATCAAtcatgtaacataaaaataaattatatattttaagaattattattgatgttcataatttttttcaagaatttgaaggaaaatttgtaattatattgttatttaaactatttttaagttttttttattacaactctaatatttattcatataataatttgataatattgtatactattctcctaaaattaaatatttttcaattcgataaatttttataaatattagttgaactggttaatcctttaaattattgaataatatatgttttttaaatagtataaaatgcattgaatcaaatgctacaatatagtatagatatgacttttattcttcaaaatattaaaataattcaaaatatttgtacaatattatcttgatcaataaatattgtttatctaaaagaattctttttaaaatgctagttttttaaagtgaaaaatgaaaaataaatcaatttaatgtatcatcgtagttttaacaaatctcgtgagatctcatatcaaatttcaaatatttttaaaatcgggacaagtcccaaaaCACTAATGCGCTACGAGTGAAGttattaattttaatacaaataatcaattgacttgatattataaatacctcaaacacattaatttatattaatataagatatcaaAAAATTTCACATTACTTTGAACTTGTAaaaaatttactaaacgtagaatgtgacaatATTTTTCGGCTAGTCATGTAGTCAAgtttcgagtattttttgaataatgggccaaattctgattttaaattcaaaataaactaaaattcattgactcattataattcgaacttatctaaatatttaataccaatctaaattatttatacatatgcgattctattttcaatattttttttaaaaattatatatgtacattttaattactttttataataaaaaatatgttaaatatatatgagatatattttcaaactaaaaaataataataaacaagataataatccatttatgtactatgcctaactttatatctggaattcagttctttaaaattaattgtaaaaatattcaagtaactatcattttttttgcggaattcaagtagctatctttaaagtaaaataaaatattcctttagcacacttacatattatgtgtatgataaaaagcacatgtgacaatatggtgtagtggtacgAGGTTGTATAGAAGAATGAAGCAACTcgagttcgattcccacaaaacacaatttttatataaatattaaaaataggggtattttagtcttttcaatgagactttttaatcttaAAATATTATCCCCTTGTTGTGctattatatatataagagaTAAGCAAGGTACATGAAATATCAATTCCCAAATAAGTGATAACAAGCCTACCCTAGACACCTACCAAACTCTAAAAACACCCTATTTCACTATGTGCAGAGAATTTTAAACAAATTTAATGTAATATCCCGTGTTAATAAACACTTGGGTGATTCGTTGCAAGTTGCAACCCAATATGACTACCTTTTCATGTAAACTTTGACCTCTGTGTATACCTTAATGTCTTTATCAAGATTATATTTCAATGAACGATTCGCTTCAGATATTGAGTCCCAAAGGCTTAGGACATCAATAATTAAGGGGATAAAAAGGAACAATTTTGAGTATAGGGGTATCTTTTTATCTATTGCAACGAGCCAATGAATGACGATGACTTTGTGTTTGTTGTCCTTGTTTATTAATATGATGAAAAATTGAAATTGATCTTGTGCATCTTTGACTATATTGCGGTGCAGCATTTTATGGACGAGTGTTTGCAAAAGCTAATGGACATGATTGACTCTGATGAAGATTTGAACAACTTAATACCCAGTGACCGCATTGCAAAGCTTGTGAGAACTCGCTTGGAGTTGCAGGCTCCTTACATATCAAAGTGGCCTCAAGCCCTTAGCATCCAGGTAGATATCTCCCTTCTTTGTTGCTTACACAGTCTGGTGGAATATTACTTAAACAACTTATAAGAATCATTTTTTAATGTAGGCACAACCAATGAATGTCCCTAACAGTTTTAAGCAGCGAGCAATGCTGGTTGATGAGATCTGGCATGCTGCTGGTGATGAAGCCAATGATATTGATTGGTATGTGAAGCGTACCATTCTAGGTGGGATATACTCGACAACTGAGATATACATGCTGACTGATAGCTCTCCAGGTTTGTTTACACTGTTTTTGAATGGTGATTTTCACTTTCTGATCTTATAATCTCACTTAGTCCTAGATCTTACTCACTAATGCAGTAGTTGATTTACTACTAAAAGTCTAGAACTTTGTAATTGATTTGTCTTCCAACAATTCTTAGCATATATTGTTTCCTGTTCCTTCCTAAAATTTTAGTTGTACAATTCAGGTAGTGGTTCCCTTCTTTTTCTGTTAATGGAGCAATATGCTGCAATGAGATTATCACGCTTATTGGTTTTTACTTGAGATTCACTATTGTAGTTAAAGCCTTGAATAAAATGTTGTTATAATCTCACCTAGTTCTAGATCTTACTCACTAATGCAGTAGTTGATTTACTACTAGAAGTCTAGAACTTTGTAATTGATTTGTCTTCCAACAATTCTTAGCATATATTGTTTCCTGTTCCTTCCTAAAATTTTAGTTGTACAATTCAGGTAGTGGTTCCCTTCTTTTTCTGTTAATGGAGCAATATGCTGCAATGAGATTATCACGCTTATTGATTTTTACTTGAGATTCACTATTGTAGTTAAAGCCTTGAATAAAATGTTGTGCAAGTAAGAATATAGGGTAACTGAAAATTGTGATCACAATCCAGTTTTGAAAACTTTTACAGATTTTCGTGATACGTGGGCATTCTTGAATGGGAGAGTTAGAGATGCTTTTGATTTTAAAAAGTCTATCCAAGAGGTAATGTGTACATTCGAAGTAACTAGAGAATCGTGGTGGACTATTGTAGATGGGGTATCAGAATTTTTCGATGATTTTGCAGGCACAATACTTGGCAGAAGCAATTGGTGCAGGTATGGGAAACTCCGTACAAGGTTTCATGAACTCAGTTTTCAAAAAATGAAACTGCAAGGATGACTTGTTATCTCTCCACCAGTAGCCTTTCTTTGCCGTTCTTTTGAAAATAATCTTAGTGATCTTAATTCTTAACTACTTAATAAGTACTGAAATTGTTGTGCGATGAGCTGAGAATTAGATGTTTCTTGTTATTTGTTAGAGGCATAATTGATGGTTCCACAAGCTTTTGTTATAGATGATGTGTGTAAATATTTTTTAATGGTTTTTCTGTCGGACTACAAGGAGGTTGGTGCAAAATAGCATACAATGGCAATTGATTCCCTTGGGGGATTGGTCTAAAACTTGAAACTTGTGATATTTGATAATTTGTTAAATCTTTATGATATTATCTCGAACCTTAATGGCTTGTATAACATGCTGATCCCTGTTCTGCATGTAATTCTTAGTGTGTGTAtgttttaaaactgaaatcagagCTCACAATATCCAAGTGGGATATTTTCAAACATAAATCACCTACATTTGGTAGTTACAGAAGCTTTATGTTAGACATTTTCTTAACAATATGAATTGTGTTGTAGCAAAAGAAAGTGAATTGAAAGCTGATTAACTGTTTTATAACTGAGTTCAACTTCGAAAATCTTTTGAATCAAGATTTGGATTTATAAAATCTTACTCCCTCCGTACCAATGGATTCTTTACATATTTTTTTCATATGCTTGACACACATTTTAAGactattataaaatattattctataatttatttttagaattttcttgTTATGTATAAACGTTTAAACATTatacttttattaaaaaaaaatttatttagGAAACCATGTTTTATGGGAGTCTAAAATAAATGTGTGCCGATCTCCCGTACCCAATATAAAGAATCCGAGAGAGTATAAGGCAGGCGCTAAATTAAACAAGTCTATGTTTAACGGATGCGTTTTAATTGTTTGGAAAGTTAGGAACGGGGGAGAAAAACAGAAGATGTTAAAAGGGTTAAATCTCAAAATAATCACTAAACTAAAGGGCACATATTAAAAAAAAACTACTTTACTTATCGACATCTCATTTGCACCACTCTGGTTGAGTATAATGATATGCCTGTTAGTCAGCGCTGTTGACTTGATGGGAAACGGGACATGGTATGTACCGGTTTGACAGAGTGGATGTGACGGTCTTTTTTGGGACATGGCTTATGACAACAGCTATATATCCAATCCATACAgctgtatatatataaaaattagggttcttcATTATTGAATCAACTGAAATTAAAATCCTCTACATTTCACTTCAATTCATTTAATATAGTTCATCCACATATGTCAACAAACTAAGCCCCATTGGTGGAAGCACAGAACTTCCACCTCTTTGCAGTCGGTGAAAAATGAAGAACACAAATTGTGTTTTTGTGGGAGACGAGCTAAAACATGTGTTTCTTGGACTCTAAAAAATCCTGGAAGCCGTTTATGCACTTGTGCTATACCAAatgtaattttttattatttttcgTTTCATATGCATGTAGTTGTAAATAATGTATATAGATTGTTAATTGTAGGAAGGTGAAGGCTATCATATTTGTAATGGTTTGATGAACATTTCAGTCCCAGAGTAATGGAAATGATTACTCACTTGAACCACCAGAGAATTTATTTGGAGGAGAAGTTAAAATTTATCGAAGAAAACTTAGCGGAAAGTCTTGAAAAAAAGAAGAATTTGAAGGAGGAAAGTAAGTTGTTGATTGATTCAAGAATTATGTTAGAGGATAAGAAGAGTAAGATGAAAAAGCAGCTGAAGATCTGTGTGCTACTAGCTGTGATGGTGGTTGCCTTTGTAATGAATATGAAGTAGTTGGTTTATGG from Apium graveolens cultivar Ventura chromosome 5, ASM990537v1, whole genome shotgun sequence includes the following:
- the LOC141724523 gene encoding uncharacterized protein LOC141724523; this encodes MYRFAAKRLLRFPAIQLAGGSECFRSTGTLGPAISKLSPSFCTSVESPPPTQTPNIPSAGNSSGSRSQQPRAQYQDEQVRVLNASLRHVPRLGWTESAMVAGARDVGVSPSIVGAFPRKEAALVEHFMDECLQKLMDMIDSDEDLNNLIPSDRIAKLVRTRLELQAPYISKWPQALSIQAQPMNVPNSFKQRAMLVDEIWHAAGDEANDIDWYVKRTILGGIYSTTEIYMLTDSSPDFRDTWAFLNGRVRDAFDFKKSIQEAQYLAEAIGAGMGNSVQGFMNSVFKK